The DNA region ACCTGCCGAGGGGCACCGGGGGGAGGACCGGGGTCAGCCCCCCGCAGCCTGCGCTGCCCAACGGGGGTGTTGCATCAGCCCCGCGCCGAGCCGGGGTCCacggccgggggcggcggggggagccgggggaggGGGCGAAGGGCCCCCCCCGGAGCGGCAGCGGCGCTACTGCCGCCTCCCTCGGCCTCCGGTCCCCGCGGAGCATCCGGAGGAGCCCGGCGCCGCCAGCCCGGCCTCTGTGCCCGGTGCCCTCGCCgcgccgccgcggccgcggccGGAGCGGGCGGTggggccggggggagcggggcggggggcggcccggCCGGCGGGGACCGTCCGTGTGGAGCCGCGCCTCGGACCCGCCGGCATCCCCGGGGAGCCGCGCCTGGCCGGGGCAGCGCCGCATCCCTCTGCCTTTCAGATAACCTCCGCCGCTCGGGCCTGCGGACCCGCACCGGGCACCGAGCGGGGGCTGCCGGCTGAACCGGGACCCCCCGCCCGGGGCCAGCGCAGGTAACGGCGGGCAGCGACCGGGGGGGTCACCGTGCGGGCGTGCGGGactgcacgtgtgtgtgtgtgtgtgtgtgtgtgtgtgtgtgtgtgtgtgtgtgtgtgtgtgcgcgcgcgCCTCGGgctgcacatgtgtgtgtgtgtgtgagtgtgtgtgtgtgtgtgtgtgtgtgtgcgcgcaTCGGGctgcacacgtgtgtgtgtgtgtgtgtgtgtgtgtgtgtgtgtgtgtgtgtgtgtgcgcgtgcCCCGGgctgcacgtgtgtgtgtgggtgAGTGTGCATGTGCGGGgctgcacatgtgtgtgtgtgagtgtgtgcgTGTGCGGGGTGCActtgtgtgtgcacatgcatgTGCACCGCGGGGCTGCgagtgtggggctggggacTGCGGTGGGAGGtcgggggaggagggggctgctGCATGTCGTGtgggggggtgctggggagagcTGTGTCACCATAGAAGTGATGGGGCTATGGGGTACACTGGGGGGCTGAGTCACCCCAGAAGTGCTGAGGATGTCACCCAAAAGGGTGATGGGGTGTGGGGTACAGCAGGGGGCTGTGTCACCCCATGGGTGATGGGAATGCAGAGTACATCAGGGGGCTGTGTTGCCCCAGGGATGATGAGGGTGTAGGCTATGTCACGGAGGCTGTGTTGCCCCATGGGTGATGGGGTGCAGGCTCTGTTGTGGGGGCTGTGTTGCCCCACCGGTGGTGGGGTGCAGGGTATGGTGGGGGGATTGCGTTGCCGCAGGGTGATGGGGATGTGGGGTACAGTGGAGGACTGTATTTCACCCCAGGGGTGATGGGGTGCAGAGTGCTGCAccagggctgtgtgtggagGGGTGTGACAGCAGGAGCGTGGGAACGTGGTGACAGTGCGTGGCACTGCTGACCACCTGGATCGCTGTGCCCgtgggtgctgtgggtgagtgtctgtgagagctgcaggcagagcccccggggctgctgctgtCTGCGGAGCAGGGGGGAGGAATATATGGCAGTTGTGGGGTGCAGGGTGAGAGGTGCAGTATGTGGGCCCATAATGGGGGATGCAGGACGTGAGGCCTCCCTCCTCAGGGCCAGATGCTTGCAGGACCCCGGTGCTGCCAGGGCATGTTCCCTGGGACACCTCGACTGGGGTTTGGCAGGGATCcagcccccccccagctctcaggCACTTGGGGTTGAACCTCCATGGCCTTTCTTCATCCCCAAAGGCTCCTGCTGCAACCAGATGGCCCCCTCGGGCCCCCTCTGCCAGGCCTGGCAgtgctcagcaggagcaggcatCCCTCTAACAGGATTTGCCGTGTGATGGAGGAAAGCGCCTTCGCCCTTCTCggaggagagctgggctggcacagggactgctgagggagaaaatggcCACGGGCTGGGTGCCTGCTCCCCATCTCCTGCCCCCAAATTTGGACTGTCCTTTCCAGAAGCCCTGGGACaagggcagggagatgggaagggggagaggaagCTGGAGGAAGGGATAATAGCAGGGACAGATCAGGAGCAAGCGATGGAGGTAAAAATAGATCCACTGAGCAGAGGAGGGGCTAAACGTGAGAGAAAATCCTGAGCAGAGGCAGGTCGGTGGAGGAGCCCCTTCAGGAGGGGCCCTGCGTCCCAGTGGGACACGGGGGGACCTGCCCTCCcatccccagggcagaggggggtTCCAGGACCCCACACTCGGGGCCACTGAGAGGATGCCTGTGGGGAAATACCTGCCTGCTCCCATTTCCGCAGCCCAAGCACACGGGCAGATGGACAGGACCTGCAGGGCTCGGTTGCCAAATtgctgggatgcaggcaggcaggcaggcatcCCGGGGGAGTGCTGGCAGCCGGTACATCCCTGAAGAGCCTTGGATCCAACCCTCTCTCGCTTTTCATTTCCAGCAAGCAAGAAGCTGAGCTGGAGACAGAGGTACCAGGGACGGAGGGGACAAGGTGCCTGGTGGCCTCACAGCAGCCAAGGTGAGCTGCCCTCCGGCAGGGGATGCACCCTGAGACCCTGCCCTGTGGGAGCTGCCGGTGACGTTAAGTGGGAGAGCGGAGAAGTCAGAGCAAAGGAATTTGCAAACACATTCCTCAGCGCCACAAGGATCCCACCGAGAGTAAACAGGAATaaaggctgggctggggcaaaCTGAGAGCTGCCTCTGGTTCCTGTGAGACCCTCCCTGGATTtacctgccctgggcagtgcccagcatCACCATCCCCAGATTACTGTTCCTGACTGCAACTGATCCGGCGGGAAGTGCTAGTGAAGGCGAAGAGGAGGGCTGCTGTGTGACTGAGGAGGGCTGCTGAGTGACTACCAATGTCACCATAACATCCCAGAGAGGCTACAGGGAGACGATGCTTTGATCGCTCGCCCAAGAGCATCCTGCAAGGCAGGCAAGATGCTACTCTGagccctgccttcccctgcctgccctggcctCGCACCTGGCACCCTCAGGGCTGGCTGGAGAAGAGGGGCGTGGGGCCCGCTGGTgctgccccatgtccccaggaTGCTCTCCCGcgccagcagctgctccccgTGCTTCTGCTCCGCTGCCAGACCGAGACTGAAAGCTCAGCAGGCTGCCAGCATGTTTTAGCCTCATGCAGGCGTCCCTTGGAGACCCCAGAGCAGTGGACAGTAATGTGAAAACGATACTCATGTCGTGTCTGAAAGGGCAACAGGTCATCATTAAAATGGAGGCGATGAAAATCATCCACCCGGAGAAGTTTTCAGAGCTGCAGGCGTCGCAGCCACGCTACACACCGGCCCCACGCCGTGAGCCGCCCCTCGTGGCCAAGCGTGCGTGGCCCTCCGAGTCCGAGATCATCGTCAACCAGGCGTGCGGGGACATCCCCGCCCTGGATGCCACCCCTGGCCCCCTGCCGCTGCCCCGGACTCCCCCCCTGCCACGGCGAGAGCGCGGGTACCAGAGCCAGCGGAAGGGTAGCTCCGAGGTCTGCTACCACCGGCAGCCCCCGTCGGACGAGGTGATCGTCAACCAGTACGTGCTGCACCCCTCGACGCCCTGCGAGCCCCTGGAGTGCCCCACCTGCGGCCACATGTACAACTTCACCAACAAGCGGCCCCGCATCCTCTCCTGCCTGCACTCAGTGTGCGAGGAGTGCCTGCAGATCCTCTACGAGTCCTGCCCCAAGTACAAGTTCATCTCCTGCCCCACCTGCAAGAGGGAGACCGTCCTCTTCACCGACTATGGGCTGGCAGCGCTGGCTGTCAACACCAGTATCCTGAACAGACTGCCGGCCGAGGCCCTGGCCACCAACCCTGTCCAGTGGAGCAGTGACACCGACCGCAGCTGCTACCAGACCTTCCGCCAGTACTGTGGGGCCGCCTGCACCTGCCACATCCGGAACCCGCTGTCCTCCTGCACCATCATGTGAGCCCTGCGCCCCTGCCCGCACCTCCTGGCACACAGCGGGTGGGAGAGCTCGGCGCAGCACCACGACTGGTCCCCGGTCCCCTCTTTGCCAGTGGCGCAGCCAGGGAAAGCTCTGACACTTGCCACAGCCAAGGACGTGGGACCAGCGTCCTTGCTGGCACTGTCAGGAAGTGACGGGGATGCTGGGACCTGGCAGCAGCCCTCAACACACCGGTAGTGCCCAGGGcgagggacactgggatggggagcACATCTACCAGCACATCCAGGGGCTCCAGCTccccctggctctgcagtgggTGTCCCTGCTGTGCATCGAGCACCTCGCCGTGCTCCTTCCCCAGGcgcctctccctcctctctcctcgGCTCTCCCGAGAGTGGACGCTGGGTCCCATCTGGGGTGACACCCTCCCCATCGCCCCAcggctggcagcagcagcacaaggagccCTGGAGGTGCACGATGccaccctcccagcacaggaagtGAGGACAGGTCCCCagctgccccctcctccccccgtCTCTGTAAGTTATTTGCCAAAGCTTTCATCTCAGTGGCCACGCCGCCAAGCGCCGAGTCTCAGTAGCCACGCCAAGCCACTGCACCGGCCCCTCGGATGCCAGCAGACACGCGGCCCGTTTCCTCCACAGGCGCTTGAGGAAAGCTCCACTTTGTCCTCGTTTTGGAGGattcttgttttttccccatccaTCCCCAGCCACCCCATCCCAGGCCATTATGTGTTCACAAAGGCATTGAGCTGTGCCCGTTCTCTGCTGCTCCACCTGGGACCCACACTGATGCCCTGTGGGATGGCTCCTCGGGGTGGCATGGGGTCCGGTACCCCAAATTGCTGGGTCCAGTGAGGGGAtttggctgggcagggggactAAGGTCTGGCTCCTGCCCACAGtcccttccctggagcagcaaCTCTGATGTGACCCCTGTGcggaggggctggcagggcagcagccccCTGTGCACAGTCTTGCTTTCTCCAGAGCATCCAGAGGAGTAAGTTTGCtgccaaaaaagcaaaaaaaaataaagaaaaagccaTAATTTGTGGGTGCTCCCATGGGGCTGAGCACCACAACCCGGCACACCAGGGGCACATGCCAGCCAGCCCCAGAGCACCAGGGCTGAGTGAGCCAGAGGGGTCCCAGAACCCTGCATCCTGGAGGAAAGCAGCCCCTGGCACTGGCCAAAGCTCAGCATCCACCCAGGGAGAGGGGTCAGACCatccccctgcccgccccgACGGAGCGGGCcttgctgccagcacagccccgggaCCACCCCCTCGTGCAGAACGGGGCCGGTACTGTCTCTGTGTTGCTCTGCCAATGCCTCCCGCTGCTGGTTGTGACCATGATCATGTTTTATACCCGGCCTTGTTCTGACCCCCATCAGTCTCCCCAATAAAGATTATATTGGAACGAACAGCGAGTCAGAGTCTCGGGGCAGCGTCGCTGCGGGCAGCAGTGGGGGACATACCAAGATGCTGCACCCTGGCCCTATTCCATCTCGGGCAAGCTGGGGGAGATACCCAGGGTTAGGGTTTTCCCCTGGGCCGACACCTCTTCCTCAAACCTGGCTCTCGGCTCTGGTGCAGtcgtgtcccctccctgcccagttCCTGGTCCCACTGCACGTGGATGGGCACTCTGGGGGACCCTGCCCACCTTGGCGAGTGGTCCCCAGCCACACCAAGGGCTCTCAAACACCTACTGGATGTCCCTTTCTCCCTGAGTGATGTGGGATACCCGGGCGAGGGTGTGCCAGGTGGCACATGGTGTCGGAGGGAGCCGGGCAGGGACacgggcagtgctgggctgtctCAGCCCCTCTCTGGGGGCACACAGGGACTGCCCTGGGGGTTGCTGTGCACCCAGCAGCACTGGCCAATGGCATCGGTGGGGAACACCTGCTGCCTGCCCCCAGTCGACCCAGGGGTCACCAGGATGGCAGCTCCCCATCTGGAAGAGGCAGGAatttgcagcaggagcagctgggaggacACTCCCAGGACACAGCGGTTCCCCAAGGTGTGAGCTGAGCACACGGGctggtgtgtgcatgtgcatgtgcacGCTggaggctgtgtgtgtgtgcacagtgaGGGTCTctgtgcaggcacagccccacTGGCCCAGTACTGGGCCCCGaatttcccttctccaggagcaGCAACTCTTGCTATGGGCCACGGAGGAGCAGCTGCTTCCAAAGCACCAGCACgtcccacagcccccaccccaGTGGGTGCAGAGGGTATGGGGTGGCTGCAGACCCCTTGTCCTTGGTTGATGGTTCCCATCCCAGGGGGGTTTCTatgcctggaaaacaaaaccacatccCAGTCCACAGCTGCTGAATTGCAGCATCAATAATGCAGCTGGTGCCATCCCCCTCCCCGAGCACACTGCTACCTGTCTCTCTGTCCCTGCAACCACATGCCCATCCTGCACCCACATTCCTACCATCCTTCATGGATGTGGGGGGCATatgcagccctggcacagtgcAGGTGTCTCCTGGTGGTCACAGCAACATCCCAGTGAGTCTGATGTGGCTACTTGGAGAagctggggcagccccacatCTGGAATATGCATCTGCCTCACCCCAAAGGCTCATCCCGAACCCAGGATAAATGTCTCCAACACCCCAAAGGCTCATATCGAATCCAGGCTGAGCATCTCTGTCCCCAAAGACACAGAAGCAGTGGGCCATccagggcagaggtggcagCAATTTTGCCCTCAAAGCTGGAATTT from Chiroxiphia lanceolata isolate bChiLan1 chromosome 21, bChiLan1.pri, whole genome shotgun sequence includes:
- the RNF208 gene encoding RING finger protein 208, translated to MQASLGDPRAVDSNVKTILMSCLKGQQVIIKMEAMKIIHPEKFSELQASQPRYTPAPRREPPLVAKRAWPSESEIIVNQACGDIPALDATPGPLPLPRTPPLPRRERGYQSQRKGSSEVCYHRQPPSDEVIVNQYVLHPSTPCEPLECPTCGHMYNFTNKRPRILSCLHSVCEECLQILYESCPKYKFISCPTCKRETVLFTDYGLAALAVNTSILNRLPAEALATNPVQWSSDTDRSCYQTFRQYCGAACTCHIRNPLSSCTIM